In the Buteo buteo chromosome 8, bButBut1.hap1.1, whole genome shotgun sequence genome, tcagTGGGTCTTCTGAGGTAATGtgtgttttttccctgcatCAGTAAACTAGCTAGTTATCTCTTTTTATATGTCTTCACATACAGTTCCTTCtcaggatatttttcttttggacatAAAAggtatacattaaaaataagtttatgCTGGTTGGATATCCTTGTCTGAATAATACTAATTTGAAACAAATATAAGTAATATGTTTGGGTTTGTCAGTGTCAATAACTTCTATGTGTTTTAATTCATTCCTTCCCCCAGTGCCCCACCCCTGGCAAGAATCCATACGTAGATGATGGGAAAattcaagagaaagaaaaagttcaagTGGATGTGATAGTACAAGATTATGCTAGAAAAATTCCCAAGTGGATTAAGGTAACATTTCTCCTGTTCTCTCATAAGTTATTAGCTAATTAGAATAAACTAATAATTCCCTAACTGTGCAGCACAATGAATTCTAATACAACTTCTCAGTTGTTCCATCATTATTCCTCTCCTACTTGCTGTCTATGTAAATATCACAGTATCTCAGGTCTGACAGCAATGATTTGTAAGAAACAGAGCAGACAATatccaaatattatttttttttccacttttataCTTTGTCTTTGAACAGTGATGTGCAAACTGATCTTCACTTCAGTAAGTTTTTTGAAAAGCCTAAGTTTGAAGTTtgtagagggggaaaaaagaggaattttagctttattttgggtttgggggtgagGGAATTGGGGGTGCTGGATACATGGTACAGCTTGTTTCCTACTGGAGTTGCCAGAGATATATAGATTACCcagatgtgtatatatacatgtataaatTCTCAATTTGGGAAAGGGATTAAAATATGATACATAATGTAGAAGAGGACCATAACTCTGTATAGGACCTAGTATAGTAAGGAGAGAGTAGGAGGAGTCACAAATAAGGTTTTGATGTTACCCTTAACATGCAAAAAATTCAGGATGTTATATTGCCTTagtgtcatcttttttttctttctttgtttttcagatagCACCTCAAGGTTTATTGGAAGGTCTTCATTTAGCTTCGCCACTGCGAGAACTGATTGGTACAACTAAATCTTTTGGGTGTTGGTCAAATATGTTAGTTACAAAGTGTGTTCTTATTAAAActtattagaaataaatatttaatttattgaaaACAGAGGCACTATTTATCCAATAGGAAAGTTCAACAGGCTGGATTCTTGAAGAGAAGTTAGACGTGATTTTGCTTATggcaaaatgtatttaaaaaatagaaaataacttGTATACATAAAACCAGCTTTTCTCAAATAGCcgctggaaaaaaatgcacagttaAAAAATTCAGCAGCATTAAGCTCAATTAAATGAAAGCATAATTTTTTGGTTCTGCTTATGTTAAATTCAAGGAATTTAACGAATGGCTTTGTGCCTGCTGGTAACTGGTACTCAAAGTGGTACTTCGCTCCTAAACTTTCTTCAGAAGCTCTCCAGACTTGATGCAAACTGAAGATAGAATTTGGATGTAAATATTTCAAGCCTAACAACTACAAAAAGCATTATCTTCATCATGCGTTACGGCAAGCAAAACTGCACTGGTACTAGCCAAGTCCAAAGCTTGCAAGTAATATGGAAATAGAGTAACAAAAGTTGTAGAATAAGGCTGTTCCTCCTGGTCAGAAATCACAAAGAGCAAAGCAGTCTGCCTctacaatgaaaataatttgtatctATATattaagctattttaaaatagtggAGTTTTTCCAACacatttaatttctgtcttcTATGGTCTGTTAATTCAATATGGTTAGGaaaagccttttaattttttcctaatggaTTGTATGTTAATCATCCATTTAGCCTTGCAAAAAAGCTTAATGAAATATGCTATTATGGTAAGACTATCTGTACTGCATGTAATTATTTCTAAGTCATGTAATACATTACTGGAAGTGCCCTaataggtttggggttttttttcttctgcttttgttttgtgattcattttttttttgaacaggcAACAAAGCAGCTGTTTGCAGAAAGAAAGTAGAGTTGTCAAATGAATGTTCTTCACCCAGACCTCTACAGTTACAATTTTCTGGTGTTCCCATTTCAACAAATACAGTAACCATACCCAGGCATCAACCTTCTCTAGAAATGAATAAAACTTACTGTAGTAGTATCTTGGAAGAATACCAGTCTGCAGATGAGGAATGTTCCTGGAGCAATGTCACTCTTGCAGACTTGTATCCAGCAATGGTAGAGATACTTACAAGGCTCATGACAAAGCAGTGTCGGAGAAAAGAGTCGAAATACGTGTTTGGACACTTAAGGCACAAAAGATGGTGTTCTAGAAGACCAAAGCTCAATGTCACTGTAGACAAAATAAGAGGATTCAGACCTCTTAAACTGAAGCAAGTACTACCCAACACATGCAGCAGTAGAAGTGAAGATATCCAGAATCAAACTGCTGGAAATGAGAACAGAGATCTTTGTCATGACAAGTGTTCCATTACTAATTTATCCTGTCTGGTACATTATTCTTACACCAATACAAATGAAATCAATATGGACCACTGTGACTCAAGTTTAGATCATCATTTGGTATCTGGAAAAGGCCAAAAAGTCTCCAAACAGACTGTTTTTCCTAATGTTATGGCTAGAATGGGAGAGACATTTCTAGATGAAGATGAGTTACAAGCTACTGTCTCACTGAAgaattcaaaatgcaaagaaagtgaaaaattagCTTACAAATGTTCCTCGGAATACAGTTTTATAACACCTACTGCCAGTTCAGGATCAACAGTGCTTCAACTGGTAAAGGACAGTAAAACTCAAAAACTTGACTTTCCTTGTAGTGACACCTCAGAGTTGTGTTCATCTACTTGCAGTTCCTGTGGCAATATTAACACTTTTACACCTGTCACAAACTGTTCTCTTGCAAGAGCATCAAATACTTTGCTCGTAAATCCTGAAAAAGTAATTCCTGAAAGTCTGACTTCTTTCCAGCACAAACACTCCTTTTCCTCATTGTCTATGAAGCAGAGTCCTTCAAAGATGCCCCAGAAATATgaagatgcatttgaaaaacTCTACTACAAACTGTGTTCCAAAGAAATCCAAAAGCCTTTGACATTGACGAGACCTCTTTCAAATTCACAGAGTGTTGAAGAGAAAGGAGGATTAGTGAAGAGTAATTTAAGTGATTCTGTGAGGTCTGATTCACAGTATGATGGAAAATTTGACAGAATCTATGAGCAATTGTGTAGCGAGGCTGTTCCAAAACTTCTTGGGTTTCAGAGAGCTTCAAATTTAAGGAAATATGAAGGAATACAGATGTCTGAAACTGTAAATGCTCTTGTTAACTCACCTGTTCGAACTTTATCTGCAATTCCCAGAGTTAAAAGACCAGGAAATTTTCAAAAAGATCTTCTTTGTTCACCAGTAAAGCGACTGAAAAATATACcagaacattattttctttccacaaaatGTCAACAgatttctcacagaaaaaacATCAATCTTCAGACAGTTGGCATGCATGTTTTGAGCACATACAATGGCAGTAACCACAGCTCTTCTGACAGTCACAACTATCAGAGTCAGGTACTTAAGGACCTTGTAAAAAAAATGATTGTGCACTCTTTGTTGACATTTGGAGAAGGGcttaaaaaacagattaaagtTGGAAGCTGTTTAAACTAGTGACAGCATGCTTCTGGTGCTATTTGGTCAGTAGGATTGTTtcacaggtttggggttttggggatttttatttgctaaaatacaagttttatCAGGTCTCCTGGATCATGTGAGGAAGCTTACTATATAGAATAACCTTGAAAATGTCTATAAAATGCTCAATAAAagattttgttacattttaataGACTGTGTCACTGGTTAAAATAATCTCAAACAGTGACCCTGTTAATTAAGATGTTGGCCTTCTGAAAtgatgttttattcattttatagaTGGACGAGTTGAGGCAAACAAATTAAGCTTTACTGGGTTCCACTGGAGTCATTAGACTTGttgatttaaatattaaatcagACACTTATTTCCAGTTTCCCAGATGTTTCTGCTTAGGCAAACTGTGAAATAATACGTGAGTTTTTCCTTCAATGTAATCTGTTGATGCTTTATTTTCAGGACTCTGGATTTCATGCTGCTTCAGACAAAACTTTTCTTGATATTCCTGGTGCTTCCCTGCAAAGTTAGTTTCAGAGACTTTATGAATTATTACTTTAGCAAGCACTTCTTCAAAGGGTAAATGTACAGATGTCAATAGACCACTGTTTAGGTGACAGTTCTTCTTCCTCAGTAATAATTGGGTATGTTTAAGTGTTCCTTAAAGTAAGCAATCTATACAGAAAAGGGTTTCCTGAATCACATGTTAACAGCTATTTAATAAGCTTTTCTTTAGCTCAG is a window encoding:
- the HJURP gene encoding Holliday junction recognition protein; this translates as MAAAAGSDLEERLRLSNIRFVASINRILERYNHPFEDDLLISMETLTYDTPDGPKQWEEVSTKKLKIWKKEVLECNRGSQRNAEMSKQETSDFEDGHSTVHQESPENSRVDTSDIDEESDADIVSVRRKFEDIHFQCPTPGKNPYVDDGKIQEKEKVQVDVIVQDYARKIPKWIKIAPQGLLEGLHLASPLRELIGNKAAVCRKKVELSNECSSPRPLQLQFSGVPISTNTVTIPRHQPSLEMNKTYCSSILEEYQSADEECSWSNVTLADLYPAMVEILTRLMTKQCRRKESKYVFGHLRHKRWCSRRPKLNVTVDKIRGFRPLKLKQVLPNTCSSRSEDIQNQTAGNENRDLCHDKCSITNLSCLVHYSYTNTNEINMDHCDSSLDHHLVSGKGQKVSKQTVFPNVMARMGETFLDEDELQATVSLKNSKCKESEKLAYKCSSEYSFITPTASSGSTVLQLVKDSKTQKLDFPCSDTSELCSSTCSSCGNINTFTPVTNCSLARASNTLLVNPEKVIPESLTSFQHKHSFSSLSMKQSPSKMPQKYEDAFEKLYYKLCSKEIQKPLTLTRPLSNSQSVEEKGGLVKSNLSDSVRSDSQYDGKFDRIYEQLCSEAVPKLLGFQRASNLRKYEGIQMSETVNALVNSPVRTLSAIPRVKRPGNFQKDLLCSPVKRLKNIPEHYFLSTKCQQISHRKNINLQTVGMHVLSTYNGSNHSSSDSHNYQSQDSGFHAASDKTFLDIPGASLQKPGLADAHSGRPRTMKNYSCPGNAQKCHQGVSRKLSYTDGKDQNSSNPLDNLLVKTHQGAFMDCYGENIVL